The following are encoded together in the Zonotrichia albicollis isolate bZonAlb1 chromosome 10, bZonAlb1.hap1, whole genome shotgun sequence genome:
- the LOC141730488 gene encoding UDP-glucuronosyltransferase 1A6-like encodes MALRLCCAWISMFLLLLPGVLDGGKLLVVPMVGSHWLSMQEVVEKLSEKGHEVVVLVPEVSWQMETTQAYKVVTYPVSQSLEELDNSFREYLAVHLTPKPFPLNALAMYSASVHATGILFGQCKDLFHSQETLRFLNQSGFDAVLTDPILMCGAILAHHLSLPFVFFMRGFGCNLHFSAPQSPSPLSYIPRLFSFNSDHMTFFQRVENALISLLELDYCNGFYAEALKLSSEVLQRDVSLMDLVNSAAIWILRFDFVFEYVRPVMPNMVFVGGINCEKKKPLPKVMFLCLKLYISQ; translated from the coding sequence ATGGCTTTGAGACTTTGCTGTGCCTGGATTTCCatgttcctcctcctcctgcctggcgTCTTGGACGGAGGGAAGCTCCTGGtggtgcccatggtgggaagCCACTGGCTGAGCATGCAGGAAGTGGTGGAGAAGCTGAGTGAGAAAGGACACGAGGTGGTGGTGCTGGTTCCTGAGGTGAGCTGGCAGATGGAGACCACGCAGGCCTACAAGGTGGTCACGTACCCGGTGAGCCAGAGCCTGGAAGAGCTGGATAACTCCTTCCGGGAATACCTCGCCGTGCACTTGACACCGAAGCCGTTCCCCCTCAATGCCCTGGCCATGTACAGCGCCTCGGTGCATGCTACTGGCATTCTTTTTGGGCAGTGCAAGGACCTGTTCCACAGCCAGGAGACCCTGAGGTTCCTCAACCAAAGCGGCTTTGATGCCGTCCTGACGGATCCTATCCTCATGTGTGGGGCCATCCTGGCTCACCAtctttctcttccctttgtCTTCTTCATGAGGGGATTTGGTTGCAACCTGCACTTttcagccccacagagcccaaGCCCTCTGTCCTACATCCCGAGACTCTTCAGCTTCAACTCGGACCACATGACTTTTTTCCAGAGGGTGGAAAATGCCCTGATTTCCCTCCTAGAGCTTGATTACTGCAACGGTTTCTATGCAGAAGCGCTTAAGCTTTCCTCAGAAGTTCTTCAGAGAGATGTGTCCCTGATGGACCTGGTGAACTCCGCTGCCATTTGGATCCTGAGGTTTGACTTTGTGTTTGAGTACGTCAGGCCAGTGATGCCCAACATGGTCTTTGTGGGGGGGATCAACTGTGAGAAGAAGAAACCACTGCCTAAGGTAATGTTCCTTTGCCTAAAATTGTACATTTCCCAATGA
- the LOC141730490 gene encoding UDP-glucuronosyltransferase 1A6-like has product MVLFYQGTWILLLLTLSLILAEGGKILVVPQDGSHWLSMRPVVEKLQQKGHEVVVLVPSTSLYMKSEEHQNYTVQAYPIPYPEEYLGEMLKAFVHTHFLEQSVWNVVLTSYQSTIEISSVFFTNCKSLLHLQESKFDLIFTDPILMCGPLVSEYLALPSVYFLRGFPCGMDAAAPQCPSPPSYVPRLFLDNSDSMTFSQQVKNMLVDLLELFYCKPIYDNFEELAYEVFKKKVTVTDFLSCGSFWLMRYDFVFEFPRPVMPNMAFIGGINCVPRKNLSWAQNFFFFFNGKDKV; this is encoded by the coding sequence ATGGTTCTTTTTTACCAAGGCACGTGGATACTTCTCCTCCTGACGCTGTCTTTAATCCTGGCTGAAGGTGGAAAGATCCTGGTGGTACCTCAGGATGGCAGTCACTGGCTCAGCATGCGCCCAGTAGTGGAGAAACTGCAGCAAAAGGGACACGAGGTTGTTGTGCTTGTACCCTCCACCAGTCTGTACATGAAGTCAGAGGAGCATCAGAATTACACAGTGCAAGCCTATCCAATCCCTTACCCAGAGGAATACTTGGGGGAAATGCTCAAGGCCTTTGTTCATACCCATTTTCTTGAACAGTCTGTTTGGAATGTTGTTCTGACCTCGTATCAAAGCACGATAGAAATCTCCTCGGTCTTCTTCACCAACTGTAAGAGCCTTCTGCACCTGCAAGAGAGCAAATTCGACTTGATTTTCACAGATCCCATCCTGATGTGTGGGCCCCTGGTGTCTGAGTATCTTGCCCTTCCTTCCGTCTACTTCCTGCGGGGCTTTCCCTGTGGaatggatgctgctgctccccagtgcCCAAGCCCTCCTTCCTATGTCCCCAGGTTATTCTTGGATAATTCAGACAGCATGACCTTTTCCCAGCAGGTGAAGAACATGCTGGTCGATCTGCTGGAGCTCTTCTACTGTAAGCCCATTTATGATAACTTTGAAGAGCTTGCATATGAGGTTTTCAAAAAGAAAGTGACTGTGACAGATTTCCTGAGCTGTGGATCCTTCTGGCTGATGAGATATGATTTTGTCTTTGAGTTCCCGAGGCCAGTGATGCCAAACATGGCTTTTATTGGAGGCATTAACTGTGTTCCGAGAAAAAACTTGTCTTGGgcacaaaattttttttttttttttaatggtaaaGATAAAGTATAA